A stretch of Buteo buteo chromosome 9, bButBut1.hap1.1, whole genome shotgun sequence DNA encodes these proteins:
- the TIRAP gene encoding toll/interleukin-1 receptor domain-containing adapter protein isoform X2: MTNPVTPYPKHSCAAGRLPCGAAAGNPGRSSSSLNPGPDASPFPALVPYSCVPGWFRRLLHKPKPRSVESSLNASRSVSSLPSSSSSSAESSGSSPSTSLARSVRSSPLLDISASGSARWAKSYDVCICHSEVDLELVEELVSYLEGQPESFRCFLQLRDAAPGSAVVTELCDAVQNSHCWVMLITPGFLRDPWCKYQMHQALAEAPMANGRTIPVLKDVDRKDYPKELRNLYYIYMALKENSFRQIRDTIMRYLQELCRSSAGRTE; encoded by the exons atGACCAACCCAGTGACACCGTACCCAAAACACAGTTGTGCTGCTGGGAGACTTCCatgtggtgctgctgctg GCAATCCTGGAAGATCTTCCTCCTCACTGAACCCAGGGCCTGATGCAtcccccttccctgctctgGTGCCCTACTCCTGCGTCCCAG GCTGGTTTAGGCGGCTTCTACACAAGCCCAAGCCCAGGTCAGTGGAGAGCAGTCTCAACGCCAGCCGCTCTGTTTCAtctttgccttcctcctcctcatcctctgctGAGAGctccggctcttctcccagcaCGAGCCTGGCCAGGTCTGTCCGCTCGTCACCCTTGTTGGACATCAGCGCCTCGGGTAGCGCCCGGTGGGCCAAGAGCTATGATGTCTGCATCTGCCACAGCGAGGTGGAcctggagctggtggaggagcTGGTGTCCTACCTGGAGGGTCAACCCGAAAGCTTCCGTTGTTTCCTCCAGCTGCGGGACGCGGCACCGGGAAGCGCGGTGGTGACGGAGCTGTGCGATGCCGTGCAAAACAGCCACTGCTGGGTCATGCTCATCACCCCTGGCTTCCTCCGGGACCCTTGGTGCAAGTACCAGATGCACCAGGCGTTGGCCGAAGCTCCGATGGCCAACGGGCGCACCATCCCGGTGTTGAAGGACGTGGATCGGAAGGATTATCCCAAGGAGCTGCGAAACCTCTACTACATCTACATGGCGCTGAAGGAGAACAGCTTCAGGCAGATCAGAGACACCATCATGCGCT ACCTCCAGGAGCTGTGCCGGAGCTCCGCAGGCAGGACGGAGTAG
- the TIRAP gene encoding toll/interleukin-1 receptor domain-containing adapter protein isoform X6, with translation MRVSPACQLSASLAAGWFRRLLHKPKPRSVESSLNASRSVSSLPSSSSSSAESSGSSPSTSLARSVRSSPLLDISASGSARWAKSYDVCICHSEVDLELVEELVSYLEGQPESFRCFLQLRDAAPGSAVVTELCDAVQNSHCWVMLITPGFLRDPWCKYQMHQALAEAPMANGRTIPVLKDVDRKDYPKELRNLYYIYMALKENSFRQIRDTIMRYLQELCRSSAGRTE, from the exons atGAGGGTCTCTCCTGCCTGTCAGCTCTCAGCCTCACTCGCTGCAG GCTGGTTTAGGCGGCTTCTACACAAGCCCAAGCCCAGGTCAGTGGAGAGCAGTCTCAACGCCAGCCGCTCTGTTTCAtctttgccttcctcctcctcatcctctgctGAGAGctccggctcttctcccagcaCGAGCCTGGCCAGGTCTGTCCGCTCGTCACCCTTGTTGGACATCAGCGCCTCGGGTAGCGCCCGGTGGGCCAAGAGCTATGATGTCTGCATCTGCCACAGCGAGGTGGAcctggagctggtggaggagcTGGTGTCCTACCTGGAGGGTCAACCCGAAAGCTTCCGTTGTTTCCTCCAGCTGCGGGACGCGGCACCGGGAAGCGCGGTGGTGACGGAGCTGTGCGATGCCGTGCAAAACAGCCACTGCTGGGTCATGCTCATCACCCCTGGCTTCCTCCGGGACCCTTGGTGCAAGTACCAGATGCACCAGGCGTTGGCCGAAGCTCCGATGGCCAACGGGCGCACCATCCCGGTGTTGAAGGACGTGGATCGGAAGGATTATCCCAAGGAGCTGCGAAACCTCTACTACATCTACATGGCGCTGAAGGAGAACAGCTTCAGGCAGATCAGAGACACCATCATGCGCT ACCTCCAGGAGCTGTGCCGGAGCTCCGCAGGCAGGACGGAGTAG
- the TIRAP gene encoding toll/interleukin-1 receptor domain-containing adapter protein isoform X5 — MHPPSLLWCPTPASQERFHASDRRLSSVLPTMASWFRRLLHKPKPRSVESSLNASRSVSSLPSSSSSSAESSGSSPSTSLARSVRSSPLLDISASGSARWAKSYDVCICHSEVDLELVEELVSYLEGQPESFRCFLQLRDAAPGSAVVTELCDAVQNSHCWVMLITPGFLRDPWCKYQMHQALAEAPMANGRTIPVLKDVDRKDYPKELRNLYYIYMALKENSFRQIRDTIMRYLQELCRSSAGRTE; from the exons ATGCAtcccccttccctgctctgGTGCCCTACTCCTGCGTCCCAG gagaggttTCATGCCAGTGATCGGCGGCTGAGCAGCGTGCTGCCCACTATGGCCA GCTGGTTTAGGCGGCTTCTACACAAGCCCAAGCCCAGGTCAGTGGAGAGCAGTCTCAACGCCAGCCGCTCTGTTTCAtctttgccttcctcctcctcatcctctgctGAGAGctccggctcttctcccagcaCGAGCCTGGCCAGGTCTGTCCGCTCGTCACCCTTGTTGGACATCAGCGCCTCGGGTAGCGCCCGGTGGGCCAAGAGCTATGATGTCTGCATCTGCCACAGCGAGGTGGAcctggagctggtggaggagcTGGTGTCCTACCTGGAGGGTCAACCCGAAAGCTTCCGTTGTTTCCTCCAGCTGCGGGACGCGGCACCGGGAAGCGCGGTGGTGACGGAGCTGTGCGATGCCGTGCAAAACAGCCACTGCTGGGTCATGCTCATCACCCCTGGCTTCCTCCGGGACCCTTGGTGCAAGTACCAGATGCACCAGGCGTTGGCCGAAGCTCCGATGGCCAACGGGCGCACCATCCCGGTGTTGAAGGACGTGGATCGGAAGGATTATCCCAAGGAGCTGCGAAACCTCTACTACATCTACATGGCGCTGAAGGAGAACAGCTTCAGGCAGATCAGAGACACCATCATGCGCT ACCTCCAGGAGCTGTGCCGGAGCTCCGCAGGCAGGACGGAGTAG
- the DCPS gene encoding m7GpppX diphosphatase — translation MAEGPRPKRKREEEEEAGAAPHGGTVTAPFPLAELRLRRVLRESARDKAVFLHGEVTSPSGEGTDAVVILEKTPFQEEKVSDLLKKHTKLDLQMRNDIYSTYHLYPPAELSEIKTTVVYPATEKHLQKYLRQEVHLIRETWEDYKNITLPFIQSQSFSIQWVYNILEKKAEADRIIHENPDPCNGFVLVPDFKWNQNQLDDLYLIALIHRREVKSLRDLTAEHIPLLRNILQEGKEAVVKHFSVPGSQLRIYLHYQPSYYHLHVHFTALGYDAPGSSVERAHLLADVIDNLTMDSLYYQKRALTFALRADELLFKKFQEAGRV, via the exons ATGGCGGAGGGCCCGCGGCCGAAGAGGaagcgggaggaggaggaggaggccgggGCCGCGCCCCACGGCGGGACCGTCACCGCCCCCTTCCCCCTGGCGGAGCTGCGCCTGCGGCGTGTGCTCCGGGAGTCGGCGAGGGACAAGGCCGTGTTCCTGCACGGGGAG GTGACCAGCCCCTCTGGAGAGGGCACAGATGCTGTAGTCATCCTGGAAAAGACTCCTTTCCAGGAGGAGAAGGTATCAGACCTGCTGAAGAAGCACACGAAGCTGGACCTGCAGATGCGCAATGACATTTACAGCACGTACCATCTCTATCCTCCTGCGGAGCTGAGTG AGATAAAAACCACAGTAGTGTACCCCGCCACGGAGAAACACCTTCAGAAATACCTTCGTCAAGAAGTGCACCTCATCCGTGAAACCTGGGAGGATTACAAGAACATAACACTGCCCTTCATCCAGTCCCAGAGCTTCAGCATCCAG tggGTGTATAATATCCTGGAGAAGAAAGCTGAGGCTGATCGAATCATCCATGAAAACCCAGATCCTTGCAATGGCTTTGTTCTAGTTCCAGATTTTAAGTGGAATCAAAACCAG cTGGATGACCTCTACCTGATAGCCCTCATTCACCGCCGGGAGGTCAAGTCACTTCGGGACCTCACCGCTGAGCACATCCCACTGCTGAGGAACATCTTGCAAGAAGGCAAG GAGGCTGTAGTGAAGCACTTCAGCGTGCCTGGATCCCAGTTGCGTATCTACCTGCATTACCAACCCTCCTACTACCACCTGCACGTGCATTTCACTGCCCTGGGCTATGATGCCCCAGGCAGCTCCGTTGAGAGAGCCCATCTCCTGGCAGACGTGATTGACAACCTGACGATGGACTCCCTGTACTATCAGAAACGGGCTTTGACCTTCGCCCTTCGGGCTGATGAACTTCTGTTTAAGAAATTCCAGGAGGCAGGAAGAGTGTGA
- the TIRAP gene encoding toll/interleukin-1 receptor domain-containing adapter protein isoform X4, with translation MPSKVVDPALGNPGRSSSSLNPGPDASPFPALVPYSCVPGWFRRLLHKPKPRSVESSLNASRSVSSLPSSSSSSAESSGSSPSTSLARSVRSSPLLDISASGSARWAKSYDVCICHSEVDLELVEELVSYLEGQPESFRCFLQLRDAAPGSAVVTELCDAVQNSHCWVMLITPGFLRDPWCKYQMHQALAEAPMANGRTIPVLKDVDRKDYPKELRNLYYIYMALKENSFRQIRDTIMRYLQELCRSSAGRTE, from the exons ATGCCGAGCAAGGTGGTGGATCCAGCCCTCG GCAATCCTGGAAGATCTTCCTCCTCACTGAACCCAGGGCCTGATGCAtcccccttccctgctctgGTGCCCTACTCCTGCGTCCCAG GCTGGTTTAGGCGGCTTCTACACAAGCCCAAGCCCAGGTCAGTGGAGAGCAGTCTCAACGCCAGCCGCTCTGTTTCAtctttgccttcctcctcctcatcctctgctGAGAGctccggctcttctcccagcaCGAGCCTGGCCAGGTCTGTCCGCTCGTCACCCTTGTTGGACATCAGCGCCTCGGGTAGCGCCCGGTGGGCCAAGAGCTATGATGTCTGCATCTGCCACAGCGAGGTGGAcctggagctggtggaggagcTGGTGTCCTACCTGGAGGGTCAACCCGAAAGCTTCCGTTGTTTCCTCCAGCTGCGGGACGCGGCACCGGGAAGCGCGGTGGTGACGGAGCTGTGCGATGCCGTGCAAAACAGCCACTGCTGGGTCATGCTCATCACCCCTGGCTTCCTCCGGGACCCTTGGTGCAAGTACCAGATGCACCAGGCGTTGGCCGAAGCTCCGATGGCCAACGGGCGCACCATCCCGGTGTTGAAGGACGTGGATCGGAAGGATTATCCCAAGGAGCTGCGAAACCTCTACTACATCTACATGGCGCTGAAGGAGAACAGCTTCAGGCAGATCAGAGACACCATCATGCGCT ACCTCCAGGAGCTGTGCCGGAGCTCCGCAGGCAGGACGGAGTAG
- the TIRAP gene encoding toll/interleukin-1 receptor domain-containing adapter protein isoform X3, with product MSSRSAARQEGCWSHCFQHCLRLKRSFLERFHASDRRLSSVLPTMASWFRRLLHKPKPRSVESSLNASRSVSSLPSSSSSSAESSGSSPSTSLARSVRSSPLLDISASGSARWAKSYDVCICHSEVDLELVEELVSYLEGQPESFRCFLQLRDAAPGSAVVTELCDAVQNSHCWVMLITPGFLRDPWCKYQMHQALAEAPMANGRTIPVLKDVDRKDYPKELRNLYYIYMALKENSFRQIRDTIMRYLQELCRSSAGRTE from the exons ATGAGCAGTAGAAgtgcagccaggcaggagggctgcTGGAGCCACTGCTTCCAGCACTGCTTGAGGTTGAAACGCTCCTTCCTG gagaggttTCATGCCAGTGATCGGCGGCTGAGCAGCGTGCTGCCCACTATGGCCA GCTGGTTTAGGCGGCTTCTACACAAGCCCAAGCCCAGGTCAGTGGAGAGCAGTCTCAACGCCAGCCGCTCTGTTTCAtctttgccttcctcctcctcatcctctgctGAGAGctccggctcttctcccagcaCGAGCCTGGCCAGGTCTGTCCGCTCGTCACCCTTGTTGGACATCAGCGCCTCGGGTAGCGCCCGGTGGGCCAAGAGCTATGATGTCTGCATCTGCCACAGCGAGGTGGAcctggagctggtggaggagcTGGTGTCCTACCTGGAGGGTCAACCCGAAAGCTTCCGTTGTTTCCTCCAGCTGCGGGACGCGGCACCGGGAAGCGCGGTGGTGACGGAGCTGTGCGATGCCGTGCAAAACAGCCACTGCTGGGTCATGCTCATCACCCCTGGCTTCCTCCGGGACCCTTGGTGCAAGTACCAGATGCACCAGGCGTTGGCCGAAGCTCCGATGGCCAACGGGCGCACCATCCCGGTGTTGAAGGACGTGGATCGGAAGGATTATCCCAAGGAGCTGCGAAACCTCTACTACATCTACATGGCGCTGAAGGAGAACAGCTTCAGGCAGATCAGAGACACCATCATGCGCT ACCTCCAGGAGCTGTGCCGGAGCTCCGCAGGCAGGACGGAGTAG
- the LOC142034170 gene encoding cryptochrome-2-like — translation MSYIYQTRLFFFLPKIHPHLSFPRLHPPWTPPAMQHSSIHWFRKGLRLHDNPALLAAATDCHRLHPLFILDPSSGRAGTNAWRFLLDALRDLDRSLREMGSRLFVVQGCPEEVFPRLFHAWGTTRLTFEVDTEPSARQRDATVAKLAERHGVKVIREVSHTLYDTERVLALNNGKAPLTYKGLQSLLASLGPPEKPAPTLTLEHLQGCHTPCQVNHDTEYGVPTLEELGQDPTEVGPHLYPGGETAALTRLNSLMDRTAWLCDFKKPETEPTSLSPSTTVLSPYLKFGCLSVRTFWWWLDEVYQGREHSQPPVSLHGQLLWREFFYTAGAGIPNFDRMVGNPVCLQVNWDNNPQHLRAWREGQTGYPFIDAIMTQLRTEGWIHHLARHAVACFLTRGDLWISWEEGLKVFEELLLDADWSLNAGNWLWLSGSAFFHRYFHIYSPVAFGKKTDRDGAYIRKYLPVLKDFPAKYIYEPWKAPRAVQEQAGCLVGTHYPQPIVEHGAASKRNLGRMKAARAQKGTKREQPAGLSVAESQRKKPKAKPH, via the exons ATGAGTTACATTTACCAAacgaggctttttttttttctccccaaaatccACCCCCATCTCTCTTTTCCCAGGTTGCATcccccctggacccccccagCCATGCAGCACAGCTCTATCCACTGGTTTCGGAAAGGTCTCCGGCTGCACGACAACCCGGCGCTGCTGGCAGCGGCCACTGATTGCCACCGCCTTCATCCCCTCTTCATCCTCGACCCGTCTAGCGGCCGGGCAGGCACCAACGCCTGGCGGTTCCTCCTCGATGCCCTGCGGGACTTGGATAGGAGCCTGCGGGAAATGGGCTCCAG GCTGTTTGTGGTGCAGGGCTGCCCAGAGGAGGTGTTCCCCCGTCTCTTCCACGCCTGGGGGACAACACGGTTGACCTTCGAGGTGGACACCGAACCCTCCGCCCGCCAGCGCGATGCCACCGTGGCCAAGCTGGCGGAACGGCATGGCGTGAAGGTGATCCGGGAGGTGTCCCACACCCTCTACGACACCGAGAG AGTCCTTGCCTTGAACAATGGCAAAGCCCCCCTGACCTACAAGGGCCTGCAGAGCCTCCTGGCATCCCTCGGACCCCCAGAGAAGCCGGCCCCGACACTCACATTGGAACACCTCCAGG GCTGCCACACCCCATGCCAGGTCAACCATGACACTGAGTATGGGGTCCCCACCTTGGAGGAGCTGGGCCAGGACCCCACCGAGGTGGGTCCTCACCTCTACCCCGGCGGGGAGACAGCAGCGCTCACCCGGCTCAACTCACTCATGGACAGGACG GCCTGGCTGTGCGACTTCAAGAAGCCTGAGACGGAGCCCACCTCACTGAGCCCCAGCACCACAGTCCTCAGCCCCTACCTCAAATTCGGCTGCCTATCGGTCCGCACCTTCTGGTGGTGGCTGGACGAGGTCTACCAGGGG CGGGAGCACTCCCAGCCCCCTGTCTCCTTGCACGGGCAGCTCCTCTGGAGGGAATTTTTCTACACCGCCGGCGCTGGCATCCCCAATTTTGACAGGATGGTCGGCAACCCCGTCTGCCTGCAGGTCAACTGGGACAACAACCCCCAGCACCTCCGTGCCTGGAGGGAG GGCCAGACAGGCTACCCCTTCATCGATGCCATCATGACCCAGCTGCGCACCGAGGGCTGGATCCACCACCTTGCTCGGCATGCCGTTGCCTGCTTCCTCACCCGCGGGGACCTTTGGATCTCCTGGGAAGAAGGGCTGAAG GTCTTTGAGGAGCTCCTGCTGGATGCTGACTGGTCCCTCAACGCCGGCAACTGGCTGTGGCTGTCAGGCAGTGCCTTCTTCCACCGATATTTCCACATCTACTCACCTGTCGCCTTCGGCAAGAAGACAGACCGGGACGGGGCATACATTCG AAAATACCTCCCTGTCCTCAAGGATTTCCCTGCCAAGTACATCTACGAACCGTGGAAGGCACCACGGGCTGTGCAGGAACAGGCAGGCTGCTTGGTGGGCACCCACTACCCCCAGCCCATCGTGGAGCATGGGGCGGCGAGCAAGAGGAATCTGGGACGCATGAAGGCGGCCCGCGCCCAGAAAG GCACCAAGCGGGAACAACCAGCTGGCCTCTCAGTGGCTGaatcacaaaggaaaaagcCCAAGGCCAAGCCACACTGA
- the TIRAP gene encoding toll/interleukin-1 receptor domain-containing adapter protein isoform X1 has translation MPRQSPDLPASRGVLEGARGAGSGGTGQVVHSVPGKAGNPGRSSSSLNPGPDASPFPALVPYSCVPGWFRRLLHKPKPRSVESSLNASRSVSSLPSSSSSSAESSGSSPSTSLARSVRSSPLLDISASGSARWAKSYDVCICHSEVDLELVEELVSYLEGQPESFRCFLQLRDAAPGSAVVTELCDAVQNSHCWVMLITPGFLRDPWCKYQMHQALAEAPMANGRTIPVLKDVDRKDYPKELRNLYYIYMALKENSFRQIRDTIMRYLQELCRSSAGRTE, from the exons ATGCCCAGGCAGAGCCCGGACCTGCCAGCAAGTAGGGGAGTCTTGGAGGGGGCCAGGGGAGCAGGCAGTGGAGGGACAGGGCAGGTCGTCCACTCTGTCCCTGGGAAAGCTG GCAATCCTGGAAGATCTTCCTCCTCACTGAACCCAGGGCCTGATGCAtcccccttccctgctctgGTGCCCTACTCCTGCGTCCCAG GCTGGTTTAGGCGGCTTCTACACAAGCCCAAGCCCAGGTCAGTGGAGAGCAGTCTCAACGCCAGCCGCTCTGTTTCAtctttgccttcctcctcctcatcctctgctGAGAGctccggctcttctcccagcaCGAGCCTGGCCAGGTCTGTCCGCTCGTCACCCTTGTTGGACATCAGCGCCTCGGGTAGCGCCCGGTGGGCCAAGAGCTATGATGTCTGCATCTGCCACAGCGAGGTGGAcctggagctggtggaggagcTGGTGTCCTACCTGGAGGGTCAACCCGAAAGCTTCCGTTGTTTCCTCCAGCTGCGGGACGCGGCACCGGGAAGCGCGGTGGTGACGGAGCTGTGCGATGCCGTGCAAAACAGCCACTGCTGGGTCATGCTCATCACCCCTGGCTTCCTCCGGGACCCTTGGTGCAAGTACCAGATGCACCAGGCGTTGGCCGAAGCTCCGATGGCCAACGGGCGCACCATCCCGGTGTTGAAGGACGTGGATCGGAAGGATTATCCCAAGGAGCTGCGAAACCTCTACTACATCTACATGGCGCTGAAGGAGAACAGCTTCAGGCAGATCAGAGACACCATCATGCGCT ACCTCCAGGAGCTGTGCCGGAGCTCCGCAGGCAGGACGGAGTAG
- the TIRAP gene encoding toll/interleukin-1 receptor domain-containing adapter protein isoform X7 produces MASWFRRLLHKPKPRSVESSLNASRSVSSLPSSSSSSAESSGSSPSTSLARSVRSSPLLDISASGSARWAKSYDVCICHSEVDLELVEELVSYLEGQPESFRCFLQLRDAAPGSAVVTELCDAVQNSHCWVMLITPGFLRDPWCKYQMHQALAEAPMANGRTIPVLKDVDRKDYPKELRNLYYIYMALKENSFRQIRDTIMRYLQELCRSSAGRTE; encoded by the exons ATGGCCA GCTGGTTTAGGCGGCTTCTACACAAGCCCAAGCCCAGGTCAGTGGAGAGCAGTCTCAACGCCAGCCGCTCTGTTTCAtctttgccttcctcctcctcatcctctgctGAGAGctccggctcttctcccagcaCGAGCCTGGCCAGGTCTGTCCGCTCGTCACCCTTGTTGGACATCAGCGCCTCGGGTAGCGCCCGGTGGGCCAAGAGCTATGATGTCTGCATCTGCCACAGCGAGGTGGAcctggagctggtggaggagcTGGTGTCCTACCTGGAGGGTCAACCCGAAAGCTTCCGTTGTTTCCTCCAGCTGCGGGACGCGGCACCGGGAAGCGCGGTGGTGACGGAGCTGTGCGATGCCGTGCAAAACAGCCACTGCTGGGTCATGCTCATCACCCCTGGCTTCCTCCGGGACCCTTGGTGCAAGTACCAGATGCACCAGGCGTTGGCCGAAGCTCCGATGGCCAACGGGCGCACCATCCCGGTGTTGAAGGACGTGGATCGGAAGGATTATCCCAAGGAGCTGCGAAACCTCTACTACATCTACATGGCGCTGAAGGAGAACAGCTTCAGGCAGATCAGAGACACCATCATGCGCT ACCTCCAGGAGCTGTGCCGGAGCTCCGCAGGCAGGACGGAGTAG